A stretch of DNA from Microlunatus capsulatus:
GGCGGGCGCCCGGGCCGGCGACCTCGGCGAACGCGTCCGCGGCGACGGCCAGCTGGTAGACGCCCAGCTGGTCCTGGAGGGCGACGTCGGCGGCACCGGGGGCGGCCCGGGAGGTCTTGAAGTCGACGATCCGGATCCGGCCGTCGGGGTCGCGCTCGACCCGGTCGGCGGTGCCGGTGAGGTGGACGCGCTCGTCGCCCAGCTCCACGTCGCAGGTGAACGGCACCTCGGTGCCCAGCAGCTCCTGGCCGGGGCGGCCGGCCTGCCAGGCGGCGAACCGCTCCAGCGCCGACTCGGCCTCCACCCGCTCGACGGCCGAGAGCCAGTTGGCGTCGAAGTCCAGCTGGTTCCAGACCGCGTCGAGGTGGCCGGCGAGCTCCTCGGGGTCATCGGTCTGCGCCCCGTGCTCGGCCAGCACGTGCACCAGCGAGCCGAAGCTGGCCGCCGTGTTCCGGACCGGCTCGCCGTGCGCCTGCCGGGCCAGGAACCACTGCCGCGGGCAGGCGAGCACGTTGCCGAGCTGGCTGCCCGAGAGCCGGACGGCGGCACCGGGTGCGACGACCGGCGCCGGCGCGTCGCTGAGCTCGCGCATCCCCCACCACGCCGTCGGCGCCGCGGAGGGCACCAGCGGGCGGCCGTCGGCGCCGGTCGCGTCGGCGAGCCGGGCCAGCCGGAGGGCGGCCTGCTCGCGGAGCGGCGGCGGCGCCTCGGCGTCGACGCTGACCCGGCGCAGCTCCCCGACCAGGGCGGCCAGCGAGAGCGGACGGCGGGGCCGGCCGGGCAGCAGCTGCACGGTGACGCCGAGCTCGGGCAGGAAGCGGGAGGGCTGGTCGCCCTCCCCCTCGGTGCCCGCGACGGCGGTGACGACCAGCCGCCTGCGGGCGCGGGTGCAGGCGACGTAGAACAGCCGTCGCTCCTCGGCGATCCGCTGCGCGGTGGGCACGGCCTCGGAGACGCCGCGGCGGCCCAGCCGGTCGGCCTCCAGCAGCGAGCCCCGGCGGCGGACGTCGGGCCAGGTGCCCTCCTGGACGCCGGCGACGACGACCAGCTCCCACTCCAGGCCCTTGGAGCGGTGGGCCGTCAGCACCCGCACGCCGCCGCCGCGCAGCTCGGACTCGCGCAGGGTGTCGGCGGGGATCTGCTGGCCCTCGACCTCGGCCAGGAAGCCGGTCACCCCGCGCAGGCCGGCGACCTCCTCGCTGCGCGCGGCGATCTCGAACAGGGCGCACACCGCGTCCAGGTCGCGGTTGGCCCGGCGACCGGTGTCGCCGCCGTAGGCCGACTCGCGGCGCAGCCGGGCGGGCCAGCCGGTGCGCGACCAGAGCAGCCAGAGCACCTCCTCGGCGGTGCTGCCCGCGGCGACGGCGCGCTCGCAGCGGCGCAGCAGGTCGGCCAGCGCGCCGGCCGCCTCGGCGTCGGCACCGCCGTCGCACTCGGCCAGCAGCTCGGGCTGGCGCAGGCCCAGCGCCAGCAGCTCGGCCGAGGGCCGGGGCATCGCGGTCCCGGCCAGCTCGGCGCGCTCGGCCTGCCGCAGGGCGCGGCCCAGCCGTCGGGTGGCCATGGCGTCCAGGCCGCCGAGCGGGGAGGTCAGCAGCAGCTGCGCCTCCTCAGGCCCGAGCACGCGGCTGCGGGTGGCCACCTGCAGCGCGAGCAGCAGCGGCCGGACGGCCGGGTCGGCGGCCAGCGGGATCTCGTCGCCGGCCACCTCGACGGGCACCCCGGCCGAGACGAGCGCCCGGGCCAGCGGCGGGATGCTGGCGCGGCCCGAGCGGACCAGCACCGCCATCTCCTCCCAGGGGATGCCGTCGCGCAGGTGGGCGGCGCGCAGGATCTCGGCGATGTGCTCGGCCTCGGCGCCCGCGCTGGTGCAGGTCAGCACCTCGACGCGGCCGCGGGGCCGCGTCGGGTCGGGGCTCGGGTGCCGGAAGGCCTGGTAGACGTCGGGCGGCAGCGACCGCGGGATGCCGAGCCGGCTGGCGACGCTGCGGCTGGCGGCCAGCAGGGCCGGGCCGAAGCGCCGGGTCTGCTGGAGGGCGAGCACCGGGGCCGGGGCGCCGTCGCGGGTGCGGAAGAGGTCGGGGAAGTCGAGGATGCCGCGAGCCTCGGCGCCCCGGAAGGCGTAGATCGACTGGTCGGGGTCCCCCACCACGACGACGTCGGCCCCGGAGCCGGCGATGGTCTGCAGCAGCCGGACCTGGGCCGGGTCGGTGTCCTGGTACTCGTCGACGTAGACGCAGCCGATCTCGCGGCGCAGCGTCGCGACCACCTCGGGGTCGGTGAGCAGGATGCGGCTGCGGTGCACCAGCTCGGCGTAGTCGAGGACGCCCTCGGCGTCCATCACGTCGAGGTACTCCTCGAAGAACTCCCCGATGCTCACCCACTCGGCGCGGCCGGCCGCCCGGCCGGCGGCGATGACGTCGTCGGGGTCCATCCCCAGCTGCCGGGCCTTGGCCAGCACGGCGCGGACCTCGCTGGCGAAGGCGCGGGTGGGGAACGCGCGGGCCAGGCTGTCGGGCCAGTCGGCGCGGGAGGTCTCCAGGCTCCCCTGCAGCGTCTCGCGGACGCGGAAGTCCTGCTCGGGGCCGGTCAGCAGCCGCACGGGCGCGGACGCGCCGGAGGTGGCGGCCGTGTCGTTCTCGGCCCCCAGCCGCTCGCCGAAGCGGCGGACGAGGGCGTAGCAGAAGGCGTGGAACGTCATGGCCATCGGCGTGACGACGGTCCGGCCCAGCCGGGCCGCGATCCGCGTCCGCAGGTCGGCCGCCGCGCGGCGGGAGAACGTCAGCACGAGGATGCTGTCCGGCGTCACGCCCCGCTGCTCGATCCGGGCCACCACCGACTCGACCAGCGTCGTCGTCTTGCCGGTGCCCGGCCCGGCCAGGACCAGGAGCGGCCCGCCGGGGTGGTCGACGACGGCCTGCTGGGCGGCGTCGAGCCGCGGCGGCGCGGCGGCGGCGCCCTCGGCGAGCGGGGTGGCGGAGCGGACGAGGCGGTACATGCGGTGCGGTGCGTCCCTGCGGTCGGGCCCGGGCGGGCGGGGGTGCTGGAGGTCCTATTCGACCAGACACCGCTGACAACCCCGGCGTCGTCGCCGCCCGCGGGC
This window harbors:
- a CDS encoding ATP-dependent helicase, translated to MYRLVRSATPLAEGAAAAPPRLDAAQQAVVDHPGGPLLVLAGPGTGKTTTLVESVVARIEQRGVTPDSILVLTFSRRAAADLRTRIAARLGRTVVTPMAMTFHAFCYALVRRFGERLGAENDTAATSGASAPVRLLTGPEQDFRVRETLQGSLETSRADWPDSLARAFPTRAFASEVRAVLAKARQLGMDPDDVIAAGRAAGRAEWVSIGEFFEEYLDVMDAEGVLDYAELVHRSRILLTDPEVVATLRREIGCVYVDEYQDTDPAQVRLLQTIAGSGADVVVVGDPDQSIYAFRGAEARGILDFPDLFRTRDGAPAPVLALQQTRRFGPALLAASRSVASRLGIPRSLPPDVYQAFRHPSPDPTRPRGRVEVLTCTSAGAEAEHIAEILRAAHLRDGIPWEEMAVLVRSGRASIPPLARALVSAGVPVEVAGDEIPLAADPAVRPLLLALQVATRSRVLGPEEAQLLLTSPLGGLDAMATRRLGRALRQAERAELAGTAMPRPSAELLALGLRQPELLAECDGGADAEAAGALADLLRRCERAVAAGSTAEEVLWLLWSRTGWPARLRRESAYGGDTGRRANRDLDAVCALFEIAARSEEVAGLRGVTGFLAEVEGQQIPADTLRESELRGGGVRVLTAHRSKGLEWELVVVAGVQEGTWPDVRRRGSLLEADRLGRRGVSEAVPTAQRIAEERRLFYVACTRARRRLVVTAVAGTEGEGDQPSRFLPELGVTVQLLPGRPRRPLSLAALVGELRRVSVDAEAPPPLREQAALRLARLADATGADGRPLVPSAAPTAWWGMRELSDAPAPVVAPGAAVRLSGSQLGNVLACPRQWFLARQAHGEPVRNTAASFGSLVHVLAEHGAQTDDPEELAGHLDAVWNQLDFDANWLSAVERVEAESALERFAAWQAGRPGQELLGTEVPFTCDVELGDERVHLTGTADRVERDPDGRIRIVDFKTSRAAPGAADVALQDQLGVYQLAVAADAFAEVAGPGARPAGAELVYLRLADGTTGHPKVFQQASLDDVPFPVGLPETDDPADAAVQPTWVHRRLAEAASVIRSERFEARIGAACRYCPFRGSCPTQSAGQQVVA